The segment AACAAATCAATTTAGAGACAAAACAAATATGGTAATAAATTTAGAAAGTAGTACATGAGTAATAAATTAAAAAATTGCTTTTTGCTATCTAATATCCAGAGTAAAATCATCAAACAAATTCTGTTGTGCTTTGTAGTTACCAACAAATGCAATCATTGCAGCATTATCAGTGCAATATGCGCGTGATGGGTGGAAAAAGGGGAGATTGTGTGATGCAGCAAATGTTTGCAAACGCTCAACAATATATTTATTACATGCAACACCGCCAACAAACGTAATTGCTTTAACTTCGGGATGCGCACTGAGCGCAAGTGCTAATTTTTGTGCAAAGATATCAGCTATGCACACGAGCAAGGAGCTTGCAACTTCTTTTTTGAGTTGTTCATCATCAGATCGCAAAAATGTTTTTGTTTTTAAATCATAAGCACCACGGTTTACAAGATCATACAACACCGCTGTTTTAAGACCAGAAAAACTGAAATCTAATGTTTTATGTTTTGATCTTGGATAGTTGTAGAAATCTTGAAAATTAACTTCGCGTGCAAGTTTTTCAATAACAGGCCCGCCAGGATAAGGCAAGTGCATCAATTTTGCGATTTTATCAAATGCTTCACCTGCAGCATCATCTTGTGTTTCACCAAGAACTTCGTAATCGCCAAAGTTTTTCATTAAATACAATGATGTGTGGCCTCCCGAT is part of the Candidatus Babeliales bacterium genome and harbors:
- the tsaD gene encoding tRNA (adenosine(37)-N6)-threonylcarbamoyltransferase complex transferase subunit TsaD, which gives rise to MYKSFITLGIETSCDETAAAVYHSENGLLSSTLYSQIELHKNFGGVVPELASRSQLEKINPIVSQALEQADITLDDIDVVAVTSKPGLPGSLLVGVCFAKSLAWAKNKKLIGVNHLEGHAFSTGIEHNVQFPYLCLTASGGHTSLYLMKNFGDYEVLGETQDDAAGEAFDKIAKLMHLPYPGGPVIEKLAREVNFQDFYNYPRSKHKTLDFSFSGLKTAVLYDLVNRGAYDLKTKTFLRSDDEQLKKEVASSLLVCIADIFAQKLALALSAHPEVKAITFVGGVACNKYIVERLQTFAASHNLPFFHPSRAYCTDNAAMIAFVGNYKAQQNLFDDFTLDIR